The genome window TCCTGCCAGTCCTGTGATCGCTTTGAACCACTCCTGCGTTTCATACAGCACTTCGAGACATCCCTGTATGCTCTCCGGGTGAGCCTGTGGATGAATGTGCTGAAACCCATGCAGTCCAGCCGCCCATTCATTGATTTCCGGATTGTATTTCATCGTGCACGACCCCAGAGGATAGATGCCGTTGTCGGGACTTACATTCAGCTGCCCCAACTGCCGATAGTATTGCACGAGAGTTTCTGTGGCAAAGCTTGCAAGTCCAACTGGTCCCTCCCGGCGCAAGTGCGCTGGAATTTCTGGAACATCTGTGGAGGATTCGGAAGCAGCACGTACGAACAGCGACTCCAGAAACGCTTCCAGTCGCTCCCAGTCAATCTCCCGGTCGTGGAAGGATACTTTGAGCAGTGGGGTGTTTCCTGCCAGGCGGTCCGTCACATCGACTCCAAGATGCAAGCCCTGCGCGGACGCCTGTTTGAGCAACGAAGCGACATCCACAGAGACCCGAAAGGTCAGTTCATTGACAAATGGGGCGTTCGGTTGAAGCAGTTCAAAGGGTTCAAACGAGGTAAACAACCGGAGTCCCCTCTTGGCCTGTTCCATCGCTTTCGTCAATTTTGCAGAGAGTCCCTCTTCCCCTGACGCCAGGATCGCCGCTCCTGCCAACGTGGCGATAAAGGCCTGATTCGAGCAGATATTTGACGTAGCCTTATCCCTTCGGATGTGCTGCTCCCTTGCCGACATCACCGCTACAAAACAATTCCTGCCTGAGACATCCTTTGCCTTGCCAACGTAGCGCCCCGGTGTACTGCGCACCAGATTGCGGCGACGCTCATCCATGCGAACTCCAAACACTCCCAGTCCCGGTCCACCAAAGCACGGATTAAATGCGAGGTGTTGGGCCTCACCCACCACCATGTCTGTTCCATACTGCCCCCACTCGCTTGGTGGCTTGAGACCTCCCATGGCAAGATGCACCGGATCAATGATCGCGATGCTGGGGATCGCGTACTGTTCACAACACCTTGTGAGCGCATCCACCTCCTCCACAAACCCGAAGTGATTGACCTGCGGAAACGCAAACGCTGCAATGTCGTCAGGATTTCGGGCAATCGCTGCCGCCAGATCTGCTTCTGTCAAACGGCCCGTCTCAGGATCCAAAGCAACCCACTCACAAATCAGTTCCATGCCCCGGAAGTGGGTCTCCAAAACCTCCCGATCTCCCGGATAGATACCGCCGGAAACAAGCACTCTGGATTTATTCCGACTCGTTCGAAACGCCGTCAGCAAGGCTTCAAACAAAGCCGTGCTACGGTCATACAGCGACGCATTGATCGCCTCAAATCCTGTCAGCGCCGCCATGTTGCACTGATAGATCCACTGCGTGATAAGCGTTCCCTGCGAACGTTCGGGCTGATAGGGTGTGTAGGCCGTCGAGAGTTCGCGGATTTTCAGGACTTCCGCCACAATGGCATGGATTTCGTAATCCGGCAAACCATCCCCGATCAGGGAAAGACCGGTTCGATTCTGGTCTGCAAGTCGCTGCATTTCCTTGGACAGCGCATCACGCCCCAATTCAACCGGTACCTCAAGTTTGCGATCAAACTGGAATGGTTTCGGGATATGCGAGTAGAGATCAGCCAGAGTCCCCAAATCGAGCGACTCGAGCATGCTGGAAATCTCCGCCTCCGAAGCAGGGATGTAGTGACGACAATGCTCCCGGTCCTTTCCCGAGAGTCGAATTGTGGATGCGTTTGTTTTCAAGTTTGGATACATTCAATAAATTCCAACTGCAGCTGATTCCGAAAGTGGATGATCACTTGACTCGCTTGACCTTGCAGCGCGCGCCATATCCCTCAATGGAAAGGTAGTAGGCGCCAAACATTCCTTTTTGAATCGAAACTTCCGGTTCTTTTTCAGAGATCACGAATGTTTTGTCGTCCACTTGTTTCCAGATCTGCCCATTGGTGAGACGAAATACCGTTTCACCATTCCATCCGTCAAAGTTGCCCTCGATTCGGGTTCGGATCTCCCGAAGGGAATCCTCTTCAGCCTCCAACGTGCGTTTCAACGTTTCCTCACCAAAACGTTCCTCCACCGCTTCAGGCTCCCGGATCGGTGCCGCTGTCGATGCATGCAGCTTCACCGATTCGGTGGTCTTCCAGCCAAACAGATTGCCGCTGAGCAGACGCAGCTCGGATTCACTCAATTTCGACAGTCCCGATTCCTCAAATGCTTCGGCTGAAAGGCGGTCCCTGACGTGCACAACGGGTTGCGGTTCGTCGGATGGATTCGCTTCAAGAAAAGCAATCCATCCGAACAGCACCACCGCTGTCAGGCAGTGCACAAGCTTAGTTCTGGTAAACGGGTGCAAACGGCCGGAGGAATGAATCGAGCTTCTCATACAATTCGATGCGTTTCACTGCATTATACGCTCCATGTCCTTCATTGGTGTCAAACTCAACCACAAAATCGACTCCTTCTTTTTTCCCGATCGATTTCAGTTTGCCAACCAACATCCGACTTTGCTCAATGTCCACGAGATAATCAGCGAGTCCATGGTAAATGAAAAGCGGTGCTTTGAGCGACTCAAGTGAATGAATCGCACTCCAATCCTCCAGTTTTGCCAGTTCTTCAGGCTTATCCGGATCCCCAACCTGCTTCTTCCATGCATCACCCGCAAGCGGTCGATCCCATTGGTAATAGGTGCGAATGTGTTCGGGAATGTCCACTACACCAAAGAAATTGACACCAAAGCGGAAGAGGTCGGGGCGTTTCACCACTGCAGTCATGGTTGCGTATCCACCAAAACTCGCGCCCATGATTCCCACGTTTTCGGGTTGTGCGTATCCCTCTTGAATCGCCCACTCCACACCATCGTAGATATCATTCATGATGGCATCCCATGCCTTGAAAGAGGAACGATAGTGATCATCCCCATACCCCGTGGAGCTGCGAAAGTTCACCTTCAAAACCGCAAATCCACGACTTGTCAGGTAGGAGGGTTCGATGTCGTACCACCAGCGAATTCCCCAAGTGTCCCGCGCCCACGGTCCGCCATGAGGATTGACAATCAATGGAACGGCTTCCCCTTTCTGATATCCTTCCGGGAAGTACAGATAGCCATGGATTGTCCGCCCATCACGGGACGTGTAGTGAATCGGTGTCTGTGTCGCCAGCGGAACGTTTTTAAGATTCGGAAATACCTGTCCCAATGCCTCCATGGAAGAAGTGCCCAGGTTCAACAGGAAATACTCCGGCGACTTCAGGTCGGAGAATGAACGAATCAGTAGCTTTTGGCCGAACTCATCCGCACCCACAACCGAATTGAACCCGTCCGGAATGGCATCGTCGATCATCTTCGCCAATGCGGCAAAATGGGGATCAAAATAATGATTTACTGGTTTTTCCCGTTCGTATCCAACACCCACAACCCGTTTGGTGCGGGGATCGAGAAACGTGCGTGAAACGCTGATGTCATAGGTTTCATCAGACAGGATCGGTTCTTCTGAGATTTCTCCAGTTTCCAGCGAAATACCAAAAAGGCTGGCATATCCACGCTCATCGTTTTGGGAAACATAAAACGTTTTGCCATCCGCACTTGTGCCAACCAATTCGGGAGCTTCATAAATACTGGGAATATCCAGCAACTTCACCCACTCACCTTTTTCGTCCTTTTCGTCTTCATATTCAACCC of Puniceicoccaceae bacterium contains these proteins:
- a CDS encoding prolyl oligopeptidase family serine peptidase; this encodes MKASILFALTLLSSISFASEIPPVADYFQNPTFDRFQLSPDGKYVAALAPYDGFMNVVVVDLETRTPRVLTGQKLDVTNFYWVSSDRIFYSMNQGESTNANMRNTGSIFGVSVDGSNHKVMVESAIERNRQWGGISGAVSFLHRLPSRDREVLVTRNDRRSNYPDLYYMDIDSGRLRKFMNNPGYVASYFVDAKSGRISGGLWWQDMNDVSAAVYRVEYEDEKDEKGEWVKLLDIPSIYEAPELVGTSADGKTFYVSQNDERGYASLFGISLETGEISEEPILSDETYDISVSRTFLDPRTKRVVGVGYEREKPVNHYFDPHFAALAKMIDDAIPDGFNSVVGADEFGQKLLIRSFSDLKSPEYFLLNLGTSSMEALGQVFPNLKNVPLATQTPIHYTSRDGRTIHGYLYFPEGYQKGEAVPLIVNPHGGPWARDTWGIRWWYDIEPSYLTSRGFAVLKVNFRSSTGYGDDHYRSSFKAWDAIMNDIYDGVEWAIQEGYAQPENVGIMGASFGGYATMTAVVKRPDLFRFGVNFFGVVDIPEHIRTYYQWDRPLAGDAWKKQVGDPDKPEELAKLEDWSAIHSLESLKAPLFIYHGLADYLVDIEQSRMLVGKLKSIGKKEGVDFVVEFDTNEGHGAYNAVKRIELYEKLDSFLRPFAPVYQN
- the gcvPB gene encoding aminomethyl-transferring glycine dehydrogenase subunit GcvPB; the encoded protein is MKTNASTIRLSGKDREHCRHYIPASEAEISSMLESLDLGTLADLYSHIPKPFQFDRKLEVPVELGRDALSKEMQRLADQNRTGLSLIGDGLPDYEIHAIVAEVLKIRELSTAYTPYQPERSQGTLITQWIYQCNMAALTGFEAINASLYDRSTALFEALLTAFRTSRNKSRVLVSGGIYPGDREVLETHFRGMELICEWVALDPETGRLTEADLAAAIARNPDDIAAFAFPQVNHFGFVEEVDALTRCCEQYAIPSIAIIDPVHLAMGGLKPPSEWGQYGTDMVVGEAQHLAFNPCFGGPGLGVFGVRMDERRRNLVRSTPGRYVGKAKDVSGRNCFVAVMSAREQHIRRDKATSNICSNQAFIATLAGAAILASGEEGLSAKLTKAMEQAKRGLRLFTSFEPFELLQPNAPFVNELTFRVSVDVASLLKQASAQGLHLGVDVTDRLAGNTPLLKVSFHDREIDWERLEAFLESLFVRAASESSTDVPEIPAHLRREGPVGLASFATETLVQYYRQLGQLNVSPDNGIYPLGSCTMKYNPEINEWAAGLHGFQHIHPQAHPESIQGCLEVLYETQEWFKAITGLAGVTTQPVAGAQGELVGIKLFQAYHEAKGQAQRDIVFIPQTAHGTNFATAVMAGYAPGRNGQKDAGVVVLKTDALGGINLEDFEEKLAVYGERLVGIMITNPNTCGVFENNFRLIADKVHAAGGLVYMDGANMNAIAGWVNLAALGVDAVHNNIHKTWSIPHGGGGPGDGFVAVSECLVDYLPGQQIRKRSDGVYESFRPSKTIGSFHRHWGNFNHKVRCLTYLKALGNEGIPRMSAVAVLAARYLFKQLLEHYDELPKGSLATPRMHEFVLSFREEIWSLAESNGVAKTAVMPGLGKLFLDFGYHAPTVAFPEAFGVMIEPTECYSKAELDRFVRVAVTVLDLIRSRPEVLKHAPFFTPIDRVDEVLANRSPQLSECIAELPELHANRLAPLELIDMNPEDILQRILAQ